Proteins encoded within one genomic window of Agelaius phoeniceus isolate bAgePho1 chromosome Z, bAgePho1.hap1, whole genome shotgun sequence:
- the CD180 gene encoding LOW QUALITY PROTEIN: CD180 antigen (The sequence of the model RefSeq protein was modified relative to this genomic sequence to represent the inferred CDS: inserted 10 bases in 8 codons; deleted 3 bases in 2 codons; substituted 5 bases at 5 genomic stop codons) gives MPRAFPQRGRLLQGASDLGLITENKSYTWEGXGMREVHMTIXATTEVLNFSFNVVPSLQNSXFSDLNSLLYLDITRCQISWVYDGAFPSNRQLKTAILTRNLLMFLSDTAFAGPHSLEXILTQTGITSMFFIPMTNLGSLGISILGSNHISSLQLPPNFPTRHLKHSTFQXNNTQAISAEGVQALQKNSNVTLILKGKDIPYTEPGSSQSHFYSLDLVSCADVPGALVGXSTAQIFWLGTFYAMEKEPYISPDISQGLCSVSVKDLHLQLWQLRNLNADTFQSLARLQKLDLTQAHIRALPPAISGMSLLEEMVLNASCFEQPCXTSSAAFPSLXHLHIQGNSQVLQPGSGYLEKLAKLQHLDLSQSHFESSXCSSKQLRALSRLCYQNLSHNTHLHLQDMLIXDSANLELLDLPFTPPYINTLQSPFQNLHLXQVLDDLSSSHINTSIQHVFXGLKNLMFLDLSQNNFDLGIMPKDKLFQQLSSLEVLILNASCELTSVGNQVFHNLRKLQHVALKYNKFTAFSTDAFSNAKSINLSCVHNRTHNVPGVQLVPLDGHFIIHLSYDLLDCSCSKTDLITXYKQHLDKIEGPEGTRSQL, from the exons atgCCAAGAGCATTCCCACAGCGTGGCAGGCTGCTTCAGGGCGCCAGTGACCTGGGTCTG attacagaaaataaaagctataCCTGGGAAGGCTGAGGAATGAGAGAGGTCCATATGACTAT TGCCACAACAGAAGTCCTCAATTTCAGCTTCAATGTGGTCCCTTCCCTCCAGAATT ACTTCTCTGACCTGAATTCTCTTCTCTACTTGGACATAACAAG GTGTCAGATCAGCTGGGTGTATGATGGTGCCTTTCCCAGCAACAGGCAGCTGAAGACAGCAATTCTGACCAGAAACCTGCTCATGTTTTTGTCTGACACAGCATTTGCTGGCCCACATTCCCTGGA CATCTTAACACAGACAGGAATAACAAGTATGTTCTTTATTCCAATGACAAATCTTGGCAGCTTAGGTATCTCCATCTTGGGCAGCAACCACATCTCCTCACTGCAGCTTCCTCCCAACTTTCCCACACGACACCTCAAACACTCCACTTTCC TTAACAACACACAAGCAATCTCAGCAGAAGGTGTCCAAGCTCTGCAGAAGAACAGCAATGTAACTCTCATCCTTAAAGGCAAAGACATTCCATACACTGAACCTGGATCTTCTCAGTCACATTTCTACAGTTTGGACTTAGTGAGCTGTGCTGACGTCCCTGGGGCCCTGGTGG ACTCCACAGCTCAGATCTTTTGGCTGGGAACATTTTATGCTATGGAGAAGGAGCCCTACATAAGCCCAGATATTTCACAAGGCCTCTGTAGTGTCTCTGTCAAGGATCTCCATCTGCAGTTATGGCAGCTCAGAAATCTAAATGCTGACACATTTCAGAGCTTAGCCAGGCTCCAAAAGCTGGATCTAACCCAAGCCCACATCCGTGCACTGCCCCCTGCCATCAGTGGCATGAGCTTGCTGGAGGAGATGGTTCTCAATGCAAGCTGCTTTGAGCAGCCCT acaccagctctgctgccttcccctccc cccacctccaCATCCAGGGAAACTCACAGGTtctgcagccaggctctggCTATTTGGAGAAACTGGCAAAGCTTCAACATCTAGATTTAAGCCAGAGTCACTTTGAAAGTT GATGCTCTAGCAAACAGCTGAGAGCTTTGAGCAGACTTTGTTACCAGAATCTGAGCCACAACACACACCTCCATCTCCAGGACATGCTCATTTAGGACAGTGCTAACCTAGAGCTGCTAGACTTACCCTTCACTCCTCCCTATATCAACACCTTACAGAGCCCTTTCCAAAATCTCCATCTCTAGCAAGTGCTA GATGATCTTTCCTCATCCCACATTAATACCAGCATTCAGCATGTCTTTTAAGGCTTGAAAAACCTCATGTTCTTGGACCTTAGTCAAAATAACTTCGATTTGGGCATCATGCCAAAGGACAAACTGTTCCAACAACTATCCAGTTTAGAGGTGCTAATCCTG AATGCATCCTGTGAATTAACATCAGTAGGTAACCAAGTATTTCACAACCTCAGGAAGTTACAGCATGTTGCTCTGAAGTACAACAAGTTTACTGCATTCAGCACAGATGCATTTTCAAATGCCAAGAGTATCAATCTCAGTTGTGTCCATAACAGGACGCACAATGTACCAGGTGTCCAGCTAGTGCCCCTAGATGGCCACTTTATAATCCATTTGAGCTACGACCTTCTGGACTGCTCCTGCTCTAAGACTGATTTAATTACTTAGTACAAGCAACATCTGGATAAAATTGAAGGCCCTGAAGGAACAAGGTCTCAACTCTGA